A single Brevundimonas sp. M20 DNA region contains:
- a CDS encoding DUF1328 domain-containing protein, which yields MLRWALIFLVLALVAGALGIGGVAGISMNIAYVLFVVFLILLVVNFIMGRGRRV from the coding sequence ATGCTTCGCTGGGCCCTTATCTTTCTCGTGCTCGCCCTCGTCGCCGGCGCTCTCGGCATCGGTGGCGTCGCGGGTATTTCGATGAACATCGCCTACGTTCTGTTCGTCGTTTTCCTGATCCTGCTCGTGGTGAACTTCATCATGGGCCGAGGGCGACGGGTCTGA
- the greA gene encoding transcription elongation factor GreA, with product MSVAFTREEDLEATAADLPDRPISPHANLVTPEGLARIEAALTEARAAYAAAQAAGSIETDRTPMARAARDLRYWSARRASAQLVETRPDGRARFGGSVTIEREDGRTQTWRITGEDEADPAKGSVSHVSPLARALIGKRVGDEAVVAGQSVEIIAVD from the coding sequence ATGAGCGTCGCCTTCACCCGTGAGGAAGATCTGGAGGCCACCGCCGCCGATCTTCCGGACCGTCCCATTTCCCCGCACGCCAACCTCGTTACACCCGAAGGGCTGGCGCGGATCGAGGCCGCCCTGACGGAGGCGCGGGCCGCCTATGCGGCGGCGCAGGCGGCGGGCTCCATAGAGACGGACCGCACGCCCATGGCGCGGGCGGCGCGGGACCTGCGGTACTGGTCCGCTCGCCGGGCCTCGGCCCAGCTGGTCGAGACCAGGCCCGACGGGCGCGCGCGTTTCGGCGGCTCCGTCACCATCGAACGTGAGGACGGCCGCACCCAGACCTGGCGGATCACGGGCGAGGACGAGGCCGACCCCGCGAAGGGTTCGGTCAGCCACGTCTCGCCGCTGGCCCGGGCGCTGATCGGCAAGCGGGTGGGGGACGAGGCGGTGGTGGCGGGCCAATCGGTCGAGATCATCGCGGTCGACTGA
- a CDS encoding SDR family oxidoreductase, translated as MMGGRVANKKVLITGAAGGLGTAMAHRLAREGAKVAVSDINLDGARALADAINADHPGSAFAFAQDVTSEEQWIAVIDAATRAMGGLSVLINNAGIGGPLAFVEQDTVENWQRQYEINLRSIMLGTKHAMPHLRDAAPASIINISSVAGLAAAPGMGAYNATKAGVWMYSKTIALEAAKMDWNVRCNSVHPVFIKTPILDPFIAMAGGDEGKAHERLARGIPLKRIGEPDDVAYCVVYLASDESKFITGTEFVIDGGMLAQ; from the coding sequence ATGATGGGCGGACGGGTTGCGAACAAGAAGGTCCTGATCACCGGCGCCGCAGGCGGGTTGGGCACGGCGATGGCCCACAGGCTGGCTCGCGAGGGGGCGAAGGTCGCCGTGAGCGACATCAATCTGGACGGCGCCCGGGCCTTGGCCGACGCCATCAACGCCGACCATCCCGGCAGCGCCTTCGCCTTCGCGCAGGACGTGACCAGCGAAGAGCAATGGATCGCGGTGATCGACGCCGCCACCCGGGCAATGGGCGGTCTTTCGGTGCTGATCAACAACGCGGGCATCGGCGGCCCTCTGGCCTTCGTCGAGCAGGACACGGTCGAGAACTGGCAGCGCCAGTACGAGATCAACCTGCGCTCGATCATGCTGGGAACCAAGCACGCCATGCCGCATCTGCGCGACGCTGCCCCGGCCTCGATCATCAATATTTCCTCGGTGGCCGGCCTCGCCGCCGCGCCGGGCATGGGCGCCTACAACGCCACCAAGGCCGGCGTCTGGATGTACTCCAAGACCATCGCGCTGGAGGCGGCCAAGATGGACTGGAACGTCCGCTGCAACTCGGTGCACCCGGTCTTCATCAAGACCCCTATCCTCGATCCCTTCATCGCCATGGCGGGCGGGGATGAGGGCAAGGCGCACGAGCGGCTGGCCCGAGGCATCCCGCTGAAGCGGATCGGCGAGCCGGACGATGTCGCCTACTGCGTGGTCTATCTGGCCTCGGACGAGTCCAAATTCATCACCGGGACCGAGTTCGTCATCGACGGCGGCATGCTGGCGCAATAG
- the maiA gene encoding maleylacetoacetate isomerase, producing the protein MILHGYWRSGAAYRTRIALALKGLSYEQQGHDLRTGAQKDPAYVALNPQGMVPALEVTSDSGGAVLTQSPAILEWLEETYPAPALLPSDAFGRAHVRAMAALIGCDIHPLNNLRVGKALREGFGADQAAVDAWAARWILPGFEALEALVARHGAGWSYGDAPTLADCYLIPQIYSAGRFNVPLDAFPRLLAIDEVARAHPAFVAAHPDNQPDAG; encoded by the coding sequence ATGATCCTGCACGGCTACTGGCGCTCGGGCGCCGCCTACCGCACCCGCATCGCCCTCGCACTCAAGGGGCTGTCCTATGAGCAGCAGGGGCATGACCTGCGCACCGGCGCCCAGAAGGACCCGGCCTATGTCGCGCTGAACCCGCAGGGCATGGTCCCGGCGCTGGAGGTCACTTCAGACTCCGGGGGCGCCGTCCTGACCCAGAGCCCGGCCATCCTCGAATGGCTGGAGGAGACGTATCCGGCCCCCGCCCTGCTGCCGTCCGACGCCTTCGGCCGCGCCCACGTCCGGGCTATGGCCGCCCTGATCGGCTGCGACATCCACCCGTTGAACAACCTGCGCGTCGGCAAGGCCTTGCGCGAGGGCTTCGGCGCCGATCAGGCCGCCGTCGACGCCTGGGCCGCCCGCTGGATCCTCCCCGGTTTCGAGGCGCTGGAAGCCCTCGTCGCCCGCCACGGCGCCGGCTGGAGCTACGGCGACGCCCCGACCCTCGCCGACTGCTACCTGATCCCGCAAATCTATTCGGCGGGACGGTTCAACGTCCCGCTGGACGCCTTCCCGCGCCTGCTGGCGATTGATGAAGTGGCGCGGGCGCACCCGGCTTTCGTCGCCGCGCATCCGGACAACCAGCCGGACGCGGGGTGA
- a CDS encoding fumarylacetoacetate hydrolase family protein — protein sequence MTFLFPPAPTPSLPIEGSDARFPVRRIFCVGQNYAAHAREMGHHERADPFFFTKPADAVVTDGADPLYPTATQDLHHEVELVCAVGPDGALGWAVGCDLTRRDLQAEAKQKGRPWDASKGFDQSAPCAAIHLGALPDPTAVIELRVNGEARQTGRLDDMLWSPDEILTKARELWDIQPGDLIFTGTPEGVGPLAPGDRVEATIGGLPALRFTVAAR from the coding sequence ATGACCTTCCTCTTCCCCCCCGCCCCCACCCCCTCCCTGCCGATCGAGGGTTCCGACGCCCGCTTCCCGGTGCGGCGCATCTTCTGTGTCGGCCAGAACTACGCCGCACACGCGCGCGAGATGGGCCATCATGAGCGGGCCGATCCCTTCTTCTTCACCAAGCCCGCCGATGCGGTGGTCACGGACGGCGCCGATCCGCTCTATCCGACGGCCACCCAGGACCTGCATCACGAGGTCGAGCTGGTCTGCGCCGTCGGTCCGGACGGGGCGCTGGGCTGGGCGGTCGGCTGCGATCTGACCCGTCGCGACCTTCAGGCCGAGGCCAAGCAAAAGGGTCGTCCGTGGGACGCGTCCAAGGGTTTCGATCAGTCCGCGCCCTGCGCCGCCATCCATCTCGGCGCCCTGCCTGATCCGACGGCGGTCATTGAACTGCGGGTCAACGGCGAGGCGCGCCAGACCGGCCGTCTGGACGACATGCTCTGGAGCCCGGACGAAATCCTGACCAAGGCCCGCGAGCTCTGGGACATTCAGCCGGGTGACCTGATCTTCACCGGCACGCCCGAGGGCGTCGGCCCTCTGGCTCCCGGCGACCGGGTCGAGGCGACCATCGGCGGCCTGCCCGCCCTCCGCTTCACGGTGGCGGCGCGATGA
- a CDS encoding M23 family metallopeptidase: MAQFDPRRQPMRIAPHALTAVAAVSVALLAGRVYQPVQAEEAPMLTAGQIAQLEAQAFAAGGAPVGMTAPEAIPVQIRRGETFEQAVRRTGIAAEEASAVAATLSNAMDVGSIRAGQKFETAISKPRGGRGDARLIGLTMRTGPASQVTVSRSFDGALRLRALEEKVTHETVVLTGKVEGSLSRTARREGAPAGIARTAGRLFSHKFDMDRDIRSDDEFTYVFDRTVTENGRTIGSGDLLYAQLKGVTFYRFKPAGAREAQYFDATGKNTRSAFMRTPLERGFRISSSYGFRRHPIAGFRKMHQGIDFAAGMGTPVVAPADGVVVEARRWGGYGNWLRIRHPNGLETGYGHLSRYGSGIRAGQRVRQGQVVAYVGSTGASTGPHLHYEIWRGGQRINPAGVRTQEGTVLAGADLAAFRAEKARIDRIIAAGGEKRTQQPTLSAGLRPAA, translated from the coding sequence ATGGCTCAGTTCGATCCACGCCGCCAGCCGATGCGCATCGCGCCTCACGCCCTTACGGCGGTGGCCGCGGTCTCGGTGGCGCTGCTCGCCGGGCGCGTTTATCAACCTGTGCAGGCTGAAGAAGCACCCATGCTTACCGCCGGGCAAATCGCCCAGCTTGAGGCCCAGGCCTTCGCCGCCGGCGGCGCGCCCGTCGGCATGACGGCCCCGGAAGCCATTCCCGTCCAGATCCGTCGCGGCGAGACCTTCGAGCAGGCCGTGCGTCGCACCGGCATCGCCGCCGAGGAAGCCTCGGCCGTCGCCGCCACCCTTTCCAACGCGATGGACGTCGGTTCGATCCGCGCGGGCCAGAAATTCGAGACCGCCATCTCCAAGCCGCGTGGCGGTCGGGGCGACGCCCGTCTGATCGGCCTGACCATGCGCACCGGACCGGCCAGCCAGGTTACGGTGTCACGCAGCTTCGACGGCGCCCTGCGTCTGCGCGCGCTGGAAGAGAAGGTGACACACGAAACCGTGGTCCTGACCGGCAAGGTCGAGGGCTCGCTGTCGCGCACCGCCCGTCGCGAAGGCGCGCCAGCCGGGATCGCCCGCACCGCCGGTCGTCTGTTCTCGCACAAGTTCGACATGGATCGGGACATCAGGTCGGACGACGAGTTCACCTATGTCTTTGACCGCACGGTCACCGAGAACGGCCGCACCATCGGCTCCGGCGACCTGCTCTACGCCCAGTTGAAGGGCGTGACCTTCTATCGCTTCAAGCCCGCCGGGGCCCGCGAAGCCCAGTATTTCGACGCCACCGGCAAGAACACCCGTTCGGCCTTCATGCGCACGCCGCTGGAGAGGGGCTTCCGCATCTCGTCGTCCTATGGCTTCCGCCGTCACCCGATCGCGGGCTTCCGCAAGATGCACCAAGGCATCGACTTCGCCGCGGGCATGGGCACGCCGGTCGTCGCTCCGGCTGACGGCGTGGTGGTCGAGGCCCGTCGCTGGGGCGGCTACGGCAACTGGCTGCGCATCCGTCACCCGAACGGCCTCGAGACGGGCTATGGCCACCTGTCGCGTTACGGTTCGGGCATTCGCGCCGGCCAGCGCGTCCGTCAGGGCCAGGTCGTGGCCTATGTCGGCTCGACCGGCGCCTCGACCGGTCCGCATCTGCACTATGAAATCTGGCGCGGCGGCCAACGGATCAATCCGGCCGGCGTGCGCACCCAGGAAGGCACCGTTCTGGCGGGCGCCGACCTGGCCGCCTTCCGCGCCGAGAAGGCCCGCATCGACCGCATCATCGCGGCGGGCGGCGAAAAGCGGACCCAGCAGCCGACCCTGAGCGCAGGTCTGCGCCCGGCGGCCTGA
- a CDS encoding Crp/Fnr family transcriptional regulator encodes MDNLWLNALPAADRKRIEPHLNERPFAQGQMLYDAGEALGEVWFPMTGVVSLMTVLADDHMVETAAIGREGLVGVTCGPLNARASSRAIAQIEGTAACCPADVFSDALRSSEAMRDALSRFTESLFAQVQQTAACNAQHRLDERMARWLLTLHDRSDGDRIKLTQSDIAGMLGVRRATVSEIGSEIEGQKLIRRGRGWVEVLDRPGLEAAACGCYRMISSVMKDLGVPRPNTAN; translated from the coding sequence ATGGACAATCTCTGGCTCAACGCCCTTCCCGCCGCCGACCGAAAACGGATCGAGCCGCATCTGAACGAGCGTCCCTTCGCGCAGGGCCAGATGCTGTACGACGCCGGCGAGGCGCTGGGTGAGGTCTGGTTCCCCATGACGGGCGTGGTCTCCCTGATGACCGTGCTGGCGGACGATCACATGGTCGAGACCGCCGCCATCGGCCGAGAAGGGCTGGTGGGGGTGACCTGTGGGCCGCTGAACGCCCGCGCCTCCAGCCGCGCCATCGCCCAGATCGAAGGTACGGCGGCGTGCTGCCCGGCGGATGTTTTCTCTGATGCCCTGCGATCCAGCGAGGCGATGCGCGACGCCCTGTCCCGCTTCACCGAAAGCCTGTTCGCCCAGGTGCAGCAAACCGCCGCCTGCAACGCCCAGCACCGACTGGACGAACGGATGGCCCGCTGGCTTCTGACCCTGCACGATCGCAGTGACGGCGACCGTATCAAGCTGACCCAGTCAGACATCGCGGGCATGCTGGGCGTGCGCCGGGCGACTGTTTCGGAGATCGGGTCCGAGATCGAGGGCCAGAAGCTGATCCGGCGCGGACGGGGCTGGGTCGAGGTGCTGGACCGGCCCGGTCTGGAGGCCGCCGCCTGCGGCTGTTACCGGATGATCTCGTCGGTGATGAAGGACCTCGGCGTGCCCAGGCCGAACACCGCCAACTGA
- a CDS encoding DUF2625 family protein, translating into MRGLSELVEQREPALPLLQGWIEDPAGNSAALLPPDEALRADTLLALQVTTRSMLGAMAYETGGVSVADGFLRLLGSGSGRSLLRTAEAVGRPLDGQYPDVLVVADDVLGGLFALNGGRFGAAGQGEVFHLAADDTVWVPLGVGHTDFVSWCLIGDLAQLYGPLADLPEYTALPRPAFDETFSFYPFLWTREAKSGRPSVRIVDAEESLRQRLDICGFGVG; encoded by the coding sequence ATGCGCGGTCTTTCGGAACTGGTGGAGCAGCGCGAGCCGGCGCTCCCTCTCCTGCAAGGCTGGATTGAAGACCCCGCAGGCAACAGCGCGGCGCTGCTTCCACCAGACGAAGCCTTGCGGGCAGACACCCTGTTGGCTCTGCAGGTCACAACACGCTCCATGCTCGGCGCTATGGCCTATGAGACGGGCGGGGTCTCGGTCGCCGACGGTTTTCTGCGGCTTCTGGGTTCAGGCAGCGGCCGGTCGCTTCTTCGAACCGCCGAGGCGGTCGGTCGCCCGCTCGATGGGCAGTATCCCGATGTCCTCGTCGTGGCCGACGATGTTCTTGGCGGCCTGTTCGCGCTCAACGGCGGACGATTTGGCGCCGCTGGGCAAGGAGAGGTGTTCCATCTCGCCGCCGACGATACGGTCTGGGTCCCGCTCGGCGTTGGTCATACAGACTTTGTGTCTTGGTGCCTGATCGGCGACTTGGCCCAGCTCTACGGACCGTTGGCGGACCTGCCTGAGTATACGGCGTTGCCGCGACCGGCATTCGACGAGACCTTTTCCTTCTACCCCTTCCTGTGGACGCGGGAAGCGAAGTCGGGTCGACCGAGCGTGCGCATCGTGGATGCCGAGGAAAGCCTGAGGCAACGCCTCGACATCTGTGGTTTCGGCGTCGGCTGA
- a CDS encoding DUF883 family protein produces the protein MATTKAARAAVKNDLNTLKDDLKVLGAEEKAALREKASAADARIRAKAAEAETRLREQADVLRERARGYYDEARVKGREYYDDASERFDEAQRYLTERVQERPLQSTAIALGVGVVLGLLLAGRRR, from the coding sequence ATGGCGACGACCAAGGCGGCCCGCGCCGCAGTTAAGAACGATCTGAACACGCTGAAGGACGACCTGAAGGTCCTCGGCGCCGAAGAGAAGGCCGCGCTGCGGGAGAAGGCGTCCGCCGCCGACGCCCGCATCCGCGCCAAGGCCGCTGAAGCCGAGACCCGGCTGCGCGAGCAGGCTGATGTCCTGCGCGAACGCGCCCGCGGCTACTACGACGAAGCCCGTGTGAAGGGCCGCGAGTACTACGATGATGCGTCGGAGCGCTTCGATGAAGCCCAGCGCTATCTGACCGAGCGGGTGCAGGAACGCCCGCTGCAATCGACCGCCATCGCGCTCGGCGTCGGCGTCGTGCTCGGCCTGCTGCTCGCCGGTCGTCGCCGCTGA
- a CDS encoding class I SAM-dependent methyltransferase, translating into MTDASRTPSGQDAGKTSSFGFRDVDAKEKVRMVRGVFDSVASSYDLMNDLMSGGVHRLWKDAAAAKLNPRPGETILDVAGGTGDMSRRYSKMARAAQLRMGGDDAKVIVLDYNAEMIMAGVHKGGEPEMTWTVGDAMALPLPDASVDAYSISFGIRNVADVPQALREARRVLKPGGRFLCLEFSRPTSGAIRKAYDAWSFHAIPRIGEWVAKDRDSYQYLVESIRRFPDQPTFRQMIEEAGFKRVTVTNLSGGVAAIHHGWAI; encoded by the coding sequence ATGACCGACGCCTCCCGAACCCCGTCCGGCCAAGACGCCGGCAAGACCTCCTCCTTCGGCTTTCGCGATGTGGACGCGAAGGAGAAGGTCCGCATGGTGCGCGGCGTGTTCGACAGCGTGGCCTCCAGCTACGACCTGATGAACGACCTGATGAGCGGCGGCGTGCACCGGCTGTGGAAGGACGCCGCCGCGGCGAAGCTGAATCCCCGTCCGGGCGAGACCATTCTGGATGTCGCGGGCGGCACCGGCGACATGTCGCGGCGCTATTCGAAGATGGCGCGCGCGGCACAGCTGCGCATGGGCGGCGACGACGCGAAGGTCATTGTTCTGGACTACAACGCCGAGATGATCATGGCGGGGGTGCACAAGGGCGGCGAACCCGAGATGACCTGGACCGTCGGCGACGCCATGGCCCTGCCGCTGCCGGACGCCTCGGTGGACGCCTATTCGATCAGTTTCGGCATTCGCAACGTGGCCGACGTGCCGCAGGCCTTGCGCGAGGCGCGCCGGGTGCTGAAGCCCGGCGGACGATTCCTGTGTCTGGAGTTTTCGCGCCCGACCTCCGGCGCCATCCGCAAGGCCTATGACGCCTGGTCCTTCCACGCCATTCCGCGCATCGGCGAGTGGGTGGCGAAGGATCGCGACAGCTATCAGTACCTGGTCGAGAGCATCCGCCGCTTCCCGGACCAGCCGACGTTCAGGCAGATGATCGAGGAGGCGGGCTTCAAGCGCGTCACCGTGACCAATCTGTCGGGCGGGGTCGCGGCCATCCACCACGGATGGGCGATCTGA
- a CDS encoding alpha/beta fold hydrolase, which produces MQGSRRDILIKAAGAAAMLAAPTGAWAQAGFASRRITVETRGSGPDLILIPGLASTAAIWRSTADRLAGRYRLHLVSVRGFGELPAQANSDGGVLPPVAGEVLRYITETRLNRPAIIGHSMGGQIGLRVASDWPWAVGRLMTVDSSPFFAALISPQATVRDVQPLAQVAYQAIQLLGDEALRSQGRQFGVELGGAADSLFSGIGWQGGDRQVLAQSLYEVMTVDLRPRLPRISAPVTVVYGWSPDRNSPRGHADSVFRDAYARLPSPATFERIEGAEHMVMIDQPTRFVAAVDRFMG; this is translated from the coding sequence ATGCAAGGCTCACGACGGGACATCCTGATCAAGGCGGCGGGCGCGGCGGCGATGCTGGCGGCCCCGACCGGCGCATGGGCGCAAGCCGGTTTCGCCTCGCGCCGGATCACGGTGGAGACGCGCGGGAGCGGGCCCGACCTGATCCTGATCCCGGGCCTCGCCTCGACCGCCGCCATCTGGCGCTCGACCGCCGACCGGCTGGCGGGACGATACCGGCTGCATCTGGTCTCGGTGCGCGGCTTCGGCGAACTGCCGGCGCAGGCCAACAGCGACGGCGGAGTCCTGCCGCCTGTCGCCGGGGAGGTGCTGCGCTACATCACCGAGACCCGCCTGAACCGGCCCGCCATCATCGGCCATTCGATGGGCGGCCAGATCGGCCTGCGCGTCGCCTCGGACTGGCCGTGGGCGGTGGGGCGGCTGATGACGGTGGATTCCTCGCCCTTCTTCGCGGCCCTGATCAGCCCGCAGGCGACGGTGCGCGACGTCCAGCCTCTGGCGCAGGTGGCCTATCAGGCGATCCAGCTGCTGGGCGACGAGGCCCTGCGGTCACAGGGACGGCAGTTCGGCGTCGAGCTGGGCGGAGCGGCCGACAGCCTGTTCAGCGGCATCGGCTGGCAGGGCGGCGACCGGCAGGTGCTGGCCCAGTCCCTGTATGAGGTGATGACGGTCGACCTGCGCCCCCGCCTGCCCCGGATCAGCGCCCCGGTGACCGTCGTCTATGGCTGGAGCCCCGACCGCAACTCGCCGCGCGGCCACGCCGACAGCGTCTTCCGCGACGCCTACGCCCGCCTGCCCAGCCCCGCGACCTTCGAGCGGATCGAGGGCGCCGAGCACATGGTGATGATCGACCAGCCGACCCGGTTCGTCGCGGCGGTGGACCGGTTCATGGGGTAA
- a CDS encoding 4a-hydroxytetrahydrobiopterin dehydratase: MPEQIDVAEALKGLPNWRKADDERPAIARSLTFADFNAAFGFMTRVALLADKADHHPEWSNVYNRVEVLLTTHDAGGVTIRDTDMARFIDEAAAAMGAK; this comes from the coding sequence ATGCCGGAACAGATTGACGTCGCGGAAGCGCTGAAAGGCCTCCCCAACTGGCGAAAGGCGGACGACGAACGCCCGGCCATCGCCCGCTCCCTGACCTTCGCCGACTTCAACGCGGCCTTCGGTTTCATGACCCGCGTCGCCCTTCTGGCGGACAAGGCTGACCACCATCCGGAATGGTCGAACGTCTACAACCGTGTAGAGGTGCTGCTGACCACCCACGACGCGGGCGGGGTGACGATCCGGGACACCGACATGGCGCGCTTCATCGATGAAGCCGCCGCCGCGATGGGAGCGAAATGA